The nucleotide sequence ATTACTAACCTGATCAAGACATCATGCGCTCGACTGCTTGTGATGACCTATTTTTTCGGTATCTTTATTTGGGTCAACGTTGGACGAGATTGAAATGCCACAATAGTGTCCGAAAGAGAACTCAAGGGACACGAGCTTCGGACTCAAAGACCAAACTTTCATCACATAGCCTTGCAAGTagacaaaaaaaacaaatacaagtgAGAAGGAGATGGGGCGAAAGGGACACATCAAAACACTTTTGCTCTGCCCAAAATTGCATCATGCTTGGCCTTGTAAGCGGAAGGAtattaggaagactaaattttataaatcaaattatgtgaatattaatgattaaattattactcaagcgtaaattaatatatttattttatattgacAACACGTGATTTGATTTTCCTAGtattgtttctaaattattatgACCGATGCTTAACCCAAATTACCTACCTCTCATATAAAGGAAGATATATAGCCCAATTTAGGCCCAACTACTAATAGTGGGCCAGTCAAAACCTGTACCAAGGTGTGAAACCCAATTGCCGGTGGTTACTGGGCCCACAAAATACCCCTGTACGCCCACACTATAAACCTTGGGGCCGACAAGTCCCCAATGTCGTTCGACCCCAACGACAGTATTCCAAACGTCGGCAGATAAAGCACCACGGTCCACGTGCATGACTCAAAAACTGTGGTCACACTCCACTCGGCCTCCCGTATCCGGAAAGGAATCATTTTCAGATGTGTTCCactaaattcatcaaatcaattaatttgagttttttaaatttgattaaacaGTTAAATTTACGGATTCATTTAAGGGtccaaattcattaattagatGGATTTGATAGAAATGATACGGTGATGATTTTTTTCCACCGCATCCTAGTCGCCTAATACGGTTGGGTTTCCGGATCCAAATCCAGTGGCAATCTCGTAAATTCCTCCAAACCCGGTGGCGTTTCCGCTCTCCGAGGCTCCTCCACCTCGGTCCTATCGGCCAGAAAAATATTATAAGCAGAAAAAAGCGGCTTTTCTAAGTCACACACAAAATCTCTTCTTCTCTGGTTGGCCGCCGGTCTTCTCAACTTCCtgtaaaaaaatagtaaaataaagagagagaaagtgacgAGAGAGAGGAAATGTTGAAGCTCTCGACATACAATGGAGTGGACCAAATTCACGGCGTGGCGGCCCAATGCCGCTTCCTTGGCCCACCCAAGCCCAACCCAATTTTCCCCCGCCGGAAAGACGGCGCCTTTCTTGCCCGCTGCGCTGCCTCACCTTCCAAAACGCCGGTTCTCGCCGTCGTATCGGACCGGGGGCCCGGGAGCTTGGCGGGTCGGGTCGAGACGAATACCGGGCCGGTCACCCTCGCGGACCGGCTGAGGCAGGGGAGCATGGCGGAGGACGGGAAGTCCTATAAGGAGTGCTTTATAGTGAGGTGCTATGAGGTCGGGATTAACAAGACTGCCACCGTCGAGACGATTGCCAATCTCTTGCAGGTGTGTTAAGAGTTGGAATTTTTGGTTTCGATTCAATGTGTGTTTGCtgggttttatttgaatttttgtggGAAATGTTCATTCTTTTGGATTCGATTTTTGTGGTTTGTAGAAATGTATCGATTTGGTTGATTGGATTTTGTTTGGGGAAAATTTGGGGATTTTTGTTTGGTATATTTGCCATCTCCCCCACATGCATTTATGAAGTGAATTGCATGGTTTAATGGTCCAATTTACAGTGGTTGGAGGGGGAACGTAAAATTTGATTGGGAATGCAAGTTACCAAATAACTGTAATTATCTGATCACTGTAATTTCTGATTTAATTAAgtgatttttgttttgattgcTTGAAATCTTAGTTGCCTAGAAGCAAAGGGAAGAACATTGTGTGATTATATTCTCttccttaatttattttttttaactgtaTTTCTGGATTAGCTAATTGAGTTTCTGCATTGTGGAAACAATTGGTCTTCTTCTGATGATTTTCGTTTTCTGTGATCATTTTGTGATGCAGGAGGTAGGATGCAACCATGCTCAAGCTGTTGGCTTTTCTACTGACGGATTTGCGACCACAACCACCATGAGAAAAATGCATCTCATTTGGGTTACTGCTCGCATGCATATTGAAATCTACAAATATCCAGCTTGGTGGGTGTTCTCTAGATTACAGTTCGGGTTTTGATTTGTAATCCGGAATGTGAAACTTAAAATGTGGGTTCGTGGTACAGGAGTGATGTCGTTGAAATAGAAACATGGTGCCAAGGGGAAGGGAGAATTGGCACTAGGCGTGATTGGATACTCAAGGACTATGCCACCGGTGAAGTCATTGGAAGAGCGACGAGGtgcgtattctttttatttttgttgttctaAGCTTTTAAGACATCCATGAAAACATGATATAAGTATGGAAACACTGATATTTTGTCATGCAACATTGAATTTACGTTGGAGAACATGTTATTGTATTGAACCAACTTCCGTATTCTCATTAATATTACATTTGAGTCTGGCATCTCTCTAAGAACCAGTAAGCATGTACATGCGGCAGGTCTTTGAACTGTAAAGTTATTATCTTCTTGATGCTCTGAAAGGAacccaatttcttttttttcatcgATGCCTGTTGGGCATGACGTCATTTTAATTTGGCTGCATGACTATTAGCACTGCAATCTTTGTTCATATTTTTTCTTTGccttttcctttctctcctttttgaTAAATCAATCATCCATTTTGAAGATTGCATGTGAAGAAGTTGTTGAATGTTTTCTGCAATTCTAATGTAGTGTTGTTGGATTGTTCTAGCAATTCTCAGTTTATGTGAGCCTATTCTGAGATATAGTCTAAAAATTGGCCATATGTACTGCATGTTTACAGCAAGTGGGTGATGATGAACCAAGACACTAGGCGACTTGTGAAAGTCACCGATGATGTTAGGGAAGAGCATTTAGTTTTTGCTCCACGAGAACTGAGGTAAATGGtccttttttttccattttgtaTGACTTCATCGCT is from Malus sylvestris chromosome 5, drMalSylv7.2, whole genome shotgun sequence and encodes:
- the LOC126624290 gene encoding oleoyl-acyl carrier protein thioesterase 1, chloroplastic-like, with amino-acid sequence MLKLSTYNGVDQIHGVAAQCRFLGPPKPNPIFPRRKDGAFLARCAASPSKTPVLAVVSDRGPGSLAGRVETNTGPVTLADRLRQGSMAEDGKSYKECFIVRCYEVGINKTATVETIANLLQEVGCNHAQAVGFSTDGFATTTTMRKMHLIWVTARMHIEIYKYPAWSDVVEIETWCQGEGRIGTRRDWILKDYATGEVIGRATSKWVMMNQDTRRLVKVTDDVREEHLVFAPRELRLAFPEPNNSSLKKISKLEDPAQYSTLGLVPRRADLDMNQHVNNVAYIGWVLESMPQELIDSHELQTITLDYRRECQQDDIVNSLTSVEPLDDAPALSGNGTNGSPTATEDDKDYRQYLHLLRLAGDGSEINRGRTIWREKPAR